The proteins below are encoded in one region of Fibrella aestuarina BUZ 2:
- a CDS encoding VCBS repeat-containing protein: MNRVQTGWIGLLSLLLMTCQRTAPTRFEQLTSAQTHVTFANRLTPSEQLNGFTFTNFYNGGGVGVGDLDNDGFTDVFFTGNQVSCRLYLNKGKTDDGFSFDDITESAGLTTNRWCSGVTLTDINQDGWLDIYVSVAAHGALKQSENLLFVNQGLRNGTPFFREMARDYGLADPAFTTQSTFFDYDLDGDLDAFLLNTAPDGQNPAYLRPVVPNGSHPSTGKLYRNNGPGPAGHPVFVDVSREADITYDGLGLGVIVSDLNKDGYPDIYCSNDFTSSDILYLNKGNGQFINVIKEATAHTSLYGMGVDAADLNNDARPDLMQLDMLPKENARLKMMLAGQDYDRKEMSVSAQYGHQMQYMRNSLQLNLGNQGNVPLFSEVGLMAGVAQTDWSWATLLADFDNDGWRDMYITNGYRKNVTDRDFINFSEDFSGFGTTEYNTQKRLALLEKVPEIPLAHYAFRNTGGGSFADVSKAWGLNTESFANGAAYADFDNDGDLDLVVNNVDAEALIYRNRTREQAPDTHYLTVRLRGDSTNRQGIGAKLTLWAGGQLQYSELTTVRGYLSSVEPTLHVGLGKQQRVDSLRIEWPGGRTETRRKVPGDQVLTLNYAQANPSAQATNVPSPGLLFADITTAQGPAFRHQESDFVDFKQTAAMHKMLSRSGFALAVGDVNGDGLSDCFVGNAYRGSPAQLLVQQPNGALLKQPFPDQPNGEATGALFFDADADGDQDLYVVHGGSERPATDKAFYQDDLFLNNGKGTFSAAPAGTLPDVSGSGGCVVAADFDRDGDLDLLVGGRQVPGQYPLPARSYLLRNDAGRFTDVTPQLAPALMSAGMVCAALWSDYDRDGWPDLMLAGEWMPLTFIRNDKGAFRSPPQRLANSSGWWNSLAQGDFDNDGDLDYIAGNEGLNTLYQATPTEPVKIVAKDINNDGTVDPLMGYFINGTCYPAPPREALNQQVIQFRRKYQRFADYAAVTFDDLLTADERKDAYEAQATYLQSAYVENRGNGQFVVHALPRPAQLSPVFGIVAHDVNHDGKLDAVLTGNFYPNEVNMGREDASVGLVLLGDGRGRFTPVNPLASGLVIRGDARSSALLKGRGQATYLITAVNNSGLRINRCVR; this comes from the coding sequence ATGAACCGGGTACAAACAGGCTGGATTGGCTTACTGAGTCTGCTGCTAATGACCTGCCAGCGAACCGCGCCTACCCGGTTTGAGCAGCTGACGAGTGCCCAAACGCACGTAACCTTCGCCAACCGCCTGACGCCCAGCGAGCAGCTCAACGGCTTTACGTTCACCAATTTTTACAATGGCGGCGGTGTGGGCGTCGGTGATCTGGACAACGACGGCTTCACCGATGTCTTCTTCACCGGCAACCAGGTCAGCTGCCGGCTGTACCTGAATAAGGGTAAGACCGACGACGGCTTCTCGTTCGACGACATCACCGAGTCGGCGGGCCTGACCACCAACCGTTGGTGTTCGGGCGTCACTCTAACCGACATCAACCAGGATGGCTGGCTCGATATCTACGTATCGGTGGCGGCGCATGGGGCGCTAAAACAGAGCGAGAACCTGCTGTTTGTGAATCAGGGCCTCCGCAATGGTACCCCGTTTTTCCGCGAAATGGCCCGCGACTACGGCCTCGCCGATCCGGCTTTTACGACCCAATCCACTTTTTTCGACTACGATCTCGACGGCGACCTCGACGCCTTTCTGCTCAACACCGCCCCCGACGGGCAAAATCCGGCGTACCTTCGCCCGGTTGTGCCCAACGGCTCGCACCCCAGCACGGGCAAACTCTACCGCAACAATGGCCCCGGTCCCGCCGGGCACCCCGTGTTCGTCGACGTATCCCGCGAGGCGGACATTACCTACGACGGGCTGGGCCTGGGGGTCATTGTGAGTGACCTGAACAAAGATGGCTACCCGGACATCTATTGCTCCAACGACTTCACCAGCAGCGATATCCTGTACCTCAACAAGGGCAACGGCCAGTTTATTAACGTCATCAAGGAGGCCACGGCGCACACCAGCCTCTACGGCATGGGCGTGGATGCTGCCGATCTGAACAACGACGCCCGGCCTGATCTGATGCAGCTCGACATGCTGCCGAAAGAGAACGCCCGCCTTAAGATGATGCTCGCCGGGCAGGATTACGACCGCAAGGAAATGAGCGTGTCGGCTCAATACGGGCATCAGATGCAGTACATGCGCAACTCGCTGCAACTGAATCTGGGCAACCAGGGCAACGTACCGCTGTTTAGTGAAGTGGGGCTGATGGCCGGTGTCGCCCAGACCGACTGGAGCTGGGCCACGCTGCTGGCCGACTTCGACAACGACGGCTGGCGGGATATGTACATCACCAACGGCTACCGCAAAAACGTCACCGACCGCGATTTTATCAATTTCAGCGAGGACTTTTCGGGCTTCGGTACCACCGAATACAACACCCAGAAACGGCTCGCGCTCCTGGAAAAAGTCCCCGAAATTCCGCTGGCGCACTACGCCTTCCGCAACACCGGCGGCGGGTCGTTTGCCGATGTGTCGAAGGCGTGGGGGCTCAACACCGAATCGTTTGCCAACGGCGCGGCCTACGCCGATTTCGATAACGACGGCGATCTGGATCTGGTCGTCAACAACGTCGATGCCGAAGCGCTCATCTACCGGAACCGAACCCGCGAACAAGCGCCCGATACCCACTACCTGACCGTCCGGCTCCGGGGCGATTCCACCAACCGGCAGGGTATCGGCGCGAAGCTCACGCTCTGGGCGGGTGGGCAGCTGCAATACAGCGAACTGACGACCGTGCGGGGCTATCTGTCGTCGGTTGAACCCACGCTGCATGTGGGGCTGGGTAAGCAGCAGCGTGTCGATTCGTTGCGCATTGAGTGGCCGGGCGGCCGCACTGAAACGCGCCGGAAAGTACCTGGTGATCAGGTACTGACGCTAAACTATGCGCAGGCTAACCCGTCAGCGCAGGCCACCAACGTACCCAGCCCAGGTCTCTTATTCGCCGACATAACCACGGCGCAGGGCCCGGCCTTCCGGCATCAGGAATCCGACTTTGTCGATTTCAAACAAACCGCCGCCATGCATAAAATGCTGTCGCGGTCGGGCTTTGCACTGGCCGTGGGCGACGTCAACGGCGATGGGCTATCCGATTGTTTCGTGGGGAACGCCTACCGGGGCAGCCCGGCCCAATTGCTGGTGCAACAACCCAACGGCGCGCTGCTGAAACAACCGTTTCCAGACCAACCCAACGGCGAAGCCACGGGCGCGCTCTTCTTCGATGCCGATGCCGATGGCGACCAGGATTTGTACGTCGTACATGGCGGGAGCGAACGTCCGGCCACCGACAAGGCGTTTTACCAGGATGATCTGTTCCTGAACAACGGCAAGGGCACATTCAGCGCGGCTCCGGCCGGTACATTACCCGACGTGTCGGGGAGTGGCGGGTGCGTAGTCGCGGCTGACTTTGACCGCGACGGCGATCTGGATCTGCTGGTGGGTGGGCGGCAGGTACCCGGCCAATACCCGTTACCCGCCCGGAGTTACCTGCTTCGAAACGACGCCGGTCGCTTTACCGACGTGACGCCACAACTGGCACCGGCACTCATGTCGGCGGGCATGGTTTGCGCCGCGCTCTGGTCTGACTACGACCGCGACGGCTGGCCCGATCTGATGTTGGCGGGCGAATGGATGCCGCTGACATTTATCCGAAATGACAAAGGCGCGTTCCGATCGCCCCCGCAGCGGTTGGCCAACTCGTCGGGCTGGTGGAATAGCCTGGCGCAGGGTGATTTCGACAACGATGGCGATCTGGATTACATCGCGGGCAACGAAGGCCTAAACACTCTTTACCAGGCCACCCCGACCGAACCCGTCAAAATCGTGGCTAAAGACATAAACAACGACGGCACCGTCGACCCGCTGATGGGCTATTTCATCAACGGAACGTGTTACCCGGCCCCGCCGCGCGAGGCGCTCAATCAGCAGGTGATTCAGTTTCGGCGCAAGTACCAGCGGTTTGCCGATTACGCCGCCGTTACCTTCGATGATCTGCTGACCGCTGATGAGCGCAAGGACGCCTACGAAGCGCAGGCAACGTACCTGCAAAGCGCTTACGTCGAAAATCGGGGCAACGGTCAGTTTGTGGTGCATGCGCTGCCCCGCCCCGCGCAACTGTCGCCCGTGTTCGGCATTGTCGCCCACGATGTCAACCACGACGGCAAGCTGGATGCCGTGCTGACGGGTAATTTTTACCCGAACGAAGTGAATATGGGTCGCGAAGATGCCTCGGTCGGGCTGGTGCTGCTGGGCGATGGGCGAGGCCGGTTTACCCCCGTTAATCCGCTGGCGAGCGGGCTGGTCATTCGCGGTGATGCCCGATCGTCGGCGTTGCTCAAGGGCCGCGGGCAGGCAACGTACCTGATCACCGCCGTCAACAACAGCGGCCTGCGCATCAACCGCTGCGTACGCTGA
- a CDS encoding RagB/SusD family nutrient uptake outer membrane protein, with protein sequence MKRYPILTGALLLSLAVGCNEKSLDQLNPNAVTTDSYFKTDGQIRSAVNGIYAALQSTNLVAREWFFIHDLRSDDVAAGGGQLETPRNQLLTGAYDTGNSVMSSVWTGDYRVIHRANVVIDKAAVATTLTPAVSKQAVGEAQFLRSWAYFDLVSMWGGVPLYKNYVTTIAGSQPRASEADVYAFIIADLKAAQDALPATYDAANLGRVTKGAAQMLLARVYMQQGDYTNAKTELQKVISSGQYSLVSEYSDNFIEETEFNKESIWEVNFLPSGGSFNWNGDADGATAGEETVRTQEYSAVGWRNIIPSNSLLNEFERPSKGDAKIDPRYAKSFYTTGDKFNGDKDVLTDAAQNGNSSVVDGVTQKVSWRKFSLMYKTNNSFLTGGINQRMMRYAETLLAMAECENELGNLASAVTYLNQVRARPSVAMPAYPTANYPVSNKDQVFKAIVHERRVELSGEEIRNRDILRWRKLGKLTTEPLSYFQKGKTELLPIPQQEIDNNPNVGSKGQNPGY encoded by the coding sequence ATGAAACGATATCCTATTCTTACCGGCGCGTTGCTGCTGAGCCTCGCCGTTGGCTGCAACGAGAAATCGCTGGATCAGCTGAACCCGAATGCCGTAACGACCGATAGCTATTTCAAAACAGACGGGCAGATTCGGAGCGCTGTAAATGGCATCTACGCCGCGCTGCAATCGACCAACCTGGTGGCCCGCGAGTGGTTTTTTATACACGACCTGCGCTCCGACGATGTAGCCGCCGGGGGGGGGCAGCTTGAAACGCCCCGCAACCAGCTGCTGACGGGTGCCTACGATACCGGCAACTCGGTGATGAGTTCTGTATGGACGGGGGATTACCGCGTCATTCACCGGGCCAACGTGGTCATCGACAAAGCGGCGGTGGCGACTACCCTTACGCCAGCGGTGTCTAAACAGGCCGTCGGGGAAGCGCAATTCCTGCGGTCGTGGGCGTATTTCGACCTGGTGAGCATGTGGGGTGGCGTGCCGCTCTACAAAAACTACGTGACCACGATCGCCGGTTCACAGCCGCGCGCCTCTGAGGCCGACGTGTATGCCTTTATCATTGCCGATCTGAAAGCGGCGCAGGATGCCCTGCCCGCCACCTACGATGCGGCCAACCTGGGCCGGGTGACTAAAGGTGCTGCGCAGATGCTGCTAGCCCGCGTGTACATGCAACAGGGCGATTACACCAACGCGAAAACCGAGTTGCAGAAAGTGATCAGCTCGGGTCAGTACAGCCTGGTGAGCGAGTACTCCGATAATTTCATTGAAGAAACGGAGTTCAACAAAGAGTCGATCTGGGAGGTGAACTTCCTGCCATCGGGTGGGTCGTTCAACTGGAATGGCGACGCTGATGGCGCCACGGCTGGCGAAGAAACCGTACGGACGCAGGAGTACTCGGCCGTTGGCTGGCGCAACATCATTCCGTCGAACAGCCTGCTTAACGAGTTTGAGCGCCCCAGCAAAGGCGACGCGAAAATCGATCCCCGCTATGCCAAGTCGTTCTACACCACGGGCGATAAATTCAACGGCGACAAAGACGTGCTGACCGACGCCGCCCAGAACGGCAACAGCTCGGTCGTTGATGGCGTGACGCAGAAAGTGAGCTGGCGCAAGTTCAGCCTCATGTACAAAACCAACAACTCGTTCCTGACGGGCGGTATCAACCAGCGGATGATGCGGTACGCCGAAACGTTGCTGGCCATGGCTGAGTGTGAAAACGAACTGGGTAACCTGGCCAGCGCGGTAACGTACCTGAACCAGGTGCGCGCCCGTCCGTCGGTAGCCATGCCGGCTTACCCCACGGCCAATTACCCCGTCTCGAACAAAGATCAGGTCTTCAAAGCCATCGTGCACGAGCGCCGGGTCGAGCTGAGCGGCGAAGAAATTCGGAACCGCGACATCCTGCGCTGGCGGAAACTGGGCAAGCTCACCACTGAGCCGCTGTCGTACTTCCAGAAAGGCAAAACGGAGCTGCTCCCGATTCCGCAGCAGGAGATCGACAACAACCCCAACGTAGGTTCGAAAGGGCAGAATCCGGGGTATTAA
- a CDS encoding SusC/RagA family TonB-linked outer membrane protein, with the protein MNIQIKGTARGTTSDANGAYRIEVPNANSVLIFSYIGYKRQEVTVGPRAVINLSLEADASALDEVVVVGYGTQKRSSLTGAVSTVTPKELTALPVPSVAQALQGRVPGVSVVNNGGPGSAPTVQIRGIGSINYASGPLYVIDGVPTGDLTSFNNNDIESLEVLKDASSAAIYGSRAANGVVLITTKKGNRDNRVRISIDSYVGTQSAWRKIPVLNRDEYVRYATALTSNAGIPLPGRLSNLNTPIYAGATQTFAQTETNWQDELFRNAPIQQQQISLSGGNAVSRFFASGNYFNQQGIMQGTSYERGSLRLNSDHQIAKFLSIGQTLTGAYSSQRPEQGGDRSQMMHALRMMPYWPTMDPTKVGGYSAPTALDGSDPENPLRYPALDITRNRFLKLFATFYADVRFTNYLRYRFNYGADLGYGVNSTFLPIYNDGYGGRTSATVQDNRTTNISQVLTNQLTFDKTFGKHAINVLAVAEQQNIKFSGLNGSGIRPNNDLDVIQGVSNPSVTSNRSETNLISYVGRVNYEFDGKYLVSASIRRDGSSLFAPGKKWGNFPSASVGWRINQEAFMKAMPQFSELKLRASYGKTGFNGIGNYAWQSLVQADATAYPFGAANSLGSYFNALGNTELQWETTDMVNVGVDVGLFNNKITFSGEVYNRFTDGLILGVPIPNSIGYSNPPVANIGSMKNWGYEFQAGYNYARGDFRLNASANIGITRNRVLSLATPTASIFAGLNADYGGFEITKTEVGQPVQSFYGWQVDGIFQSQAEINAANAKDGDDKTLYQDKAAPGDIRFKDLNGDGKITDADRTYLGSYLPNFNYGANFSGTFKNFDFTLYLQGVQGNKIYNGTKVVTQGMLRLFNAGPAVLNAWTPTNTNTDVPRAISGDPNNNSRTSDRFIEDGSYMRVKNLTIGYSIPGKTLGGLTNNVVNRVRVYVSSQNLLTITKYTGYDPEIASRNGTLLRNGIDYSNYPQARTILAGLQITF; encoded by the coding sequence GTGAACATTCAGATTAAAGGCACGGCGCGGGGCACAACCAGCGATGCCAACGGTGCGTATCGGATCGAGGTGCCCAACGCCAATTCGGTGCTGATTTTCAGTTATATTGGTTACAAGCGGCAGGAAGTTACCGTAGGACCCCGGGCCGTCATCAACCTGTCGCTGGAAGCCGATGCCAGCGCGCTTGATGAAGTCGTCGTGGTGGGCTACGGCACCCAGAAACGCTCGTCGCTGACGGGAGCCGTATCAACGGTAACCCCCAAAGAGCTGACGGCGCTGCCCGTGCCCAGCGTGGCGCAGGCTCTCCAGGGACGGGTACCGGGCGTATCGGTCGTCAACAACGGCGGCCCCGGTTCGGCACCTACCGTGCAGATTCGGGGTATTGGCTCGATCAACTACGCGTCGGGGCCGCTCTACGTAATCGATGGCGTACCAACGGGCGACCTGACGAGCTTCAACAACAACGACATTGAATCGCTGGAGGTCCTGAAAGATGCCAGCTCAGCGGCCATTTATGGGTCACGGGCCGCCAACGGGGTCGTGCTGATTACGACTAAAAAAGGCAACCGCGACAACCGGGTCCGTATCTCGATCGACTCGTACGTGGGCACGCAGAGCGCCTGGCGTAAAATCCCCGTCCTGAACCGCGACGAGTACGTCCGCTACGCGACGGCGCTGACCTCGAACGCCGGTATCCCGCTGCCCGGTCGCCTGAGCAACCTGAACACGCCGATCTACGCCGGCGCTACGCAGACCTTCGCCCAGACGGAAACCAACTGGCAGGATGAGCTATTCCGCAACGCCCCCATTCAGCAGCAGCAGATTTCGCTGTCGGGTGGCAACGCGGTATCGCGCTTCTTTGCGTCGGGTAACTACTTCAACCAGCAGGGGATCATGCAGGGAACGAGCTACGAGCGGGGTTCGCTGCGCCTGAACTCAGACCACCAGATCGCCAAGTTCCTGAGCATAGGCCAGACGCTGACGGGCGCCTACAGCAGCCAGCGCCCCGAGCAGGGCGGCGACCGCTCGCAGATGATGCATGCCCTGCGGATGATGCCCTACTGGCCTACCATGGACCCGACCAAAGTGGGTGGCTATAGCGCCCCGACGGCCCTGGATGGCTCTGACCCCGAGAACCCGCTGCGCTACCCCGCCCTCGACATTACCCGCAACCGCTTCCTGAAACTGTTTGCGACGTTCTATGCCGACGTTCGGTTTACGAACTACCTCCGCTACCGCTTCAACTACGGGGCTGACCTGGGCTACGGCGTAAACAGCACGTTCCTGCCTATCTATAATGATGGCTACGGCGGACGTACCTCGGCCACCGTGCAGGATAACCGCACGACGAACATCTCGCAGGTGCTGACCAACCAGCTGACCTTCGACAAAACCTTCGGTAAACACGCCATCAACGTGCTGGCCGTTGCTGAACAGCAGAACATCAAGTTCAGCGGCCTGAACGGCTCGGGTATCCGGCCAAACAATGACCTGGACGTGATTCAGGGCGTGAGCAACCCGTCGGTAACCAGCAACCGGAGCGAAACCAACCTGATTTCGTACGTTGGTCGGGTTAACTACGAGTTTGATGGCAAGTACCTGGTCAGCGCGTCGATTCGCCGCGATGGTTCTTCGCTGTTTGCGCCGGGTAAGAAGTGGGGTAACTTCCCCTCGGCGTCGGTGGGCTGGCGCATCAACCAGGAGGCGTTCATGAAAGCCATGCCGCAGTTCTCGGAACTGAAACTACGCGCCAGCTACGGTAAAACCGGCTTCAACGGCATTGGCAACTACGCCTGGCAGTCGCTGGTGCAGGCCGACGCCACGGCCTATCCGTTTGGTGCTGCTAACAGCCTGGGTTCGTATTTCAACGCGCTGGGTAACACCGAATTGCAGTGGGAAACTACCGACATGGTCAACGTAGGGGTAGATGTGGGCTTGTTCAACAACAAGATCACCTTCTCGGGCGAAGTCTATAACCGGTTTACCGACGGCCTCATTCTGGGCGTCCCCATCCCGAACTCGATCGGCTACAGCAACCCCCCCGTGGCCAACATCGGCAGCATGAAAAACTGGGGGTACGAGTTCCAGGCGGGTTACAACTACGCCCGGGGTGATTTCCGGTTGAACGCCTCGGCCAACATCGGTATTACGCGTAACCGGGTGCTGAGCCTCGCTACGCCAACGGCGTCGATCTTTGCCGGGCTTAATGCCGACTACGGTGGCTTCGAGATCACCAAAACCGAAGTAGGTCAGCCCGTTCAGTCGTTCTACGGCTGGCAGGTCGACGGCATCTTCCAGAGCCAGGCCGAAATCAACGCCGCTAATGCCAAGGATGGCGACGACAAAACGCTGTATCAGGACAAAGCCGCTCCGGGCGACATCCGGTTTAAAGACCTCAACGGCGATGGTAAAATCACCGACGCCGACCGGACGTACCTGGGGAGCTACCTGCCCAATTTCAACTACGGCGCCAATTTCTCAGGTACGTTCAAGAACTTCGATTTCACGCTGTATCTGCAGGGTGTTCAGGGTAACAAAATCTACAACGGCACGAAGGTCGTGACGCAGGGGATGTTGCGGCTGTTCAACGCCGGCCCGGCCGTGCTGAACGCCTGGACCCCCACGAACACCAACACCGACGTACCCCGCGCCATCAGTGGTGACCCCAATAACAACAGCCGGACGTCGGACCGCTTCATCGAAGACGGCTCCTACATGCGGGTGAAAAACCTGACGATCGGCTACTCGATTCCGGGTAAGACCCTCGGCGGGCTCACCAACAACGTCGTGAACCGGGTGCGGGTGTATGTGTCGAGCCAGAACCTGCTGACCATCACCAAATACACGGGTTACGACCCCGAAATCGCGTCGCGTAACGGCACGCTGCTGCGCAACGGCATCGATTACTCGAACTACCCGCAGGCACGTACCATCCTGGCGGGTCTTCAGATCACTTTCTAA
- a CDS encoding cellulase family glycosylhydrolase, which produces MKKLLSVSLFLLLAVSGVQAQNTIWTADKANAWYQKQGWLRGSNFQPSTAINQLEMFQAATFDPQTIDRELGWAEGLGMNAMRVYLHHILWTSDRDGFKKRLDQYLQIANKHGIKTILVFFDDCWNDEYHPGKQPDPKPGVHNSGWVRDPGTMILNRPDSLPVLERYVKDVMTTFKNDDRILLWDLYNEPGNSGYTNKSLPLLKAVFSWARQVNPSQPVSAGLWNWGPQFDELNKFQLDNSDVVTYHQYQYINYHRDRIKELRKQNRPLICTEYMARRNGSLFQTVMPTLKAENIGAINWGFVSGKTNTIFAWDTPIANGREPELWFHDIFRKDGKPFSDDEVNLIKSLTGKQ; this is translated from the coding sequence ATGAAAAAACTGCTTAGCGTATCACTTTTCCTGCTGCTCGCTGTATCGGGCGTACAGGCGCAAAACACCATCTGGACGGCCGATAAGGCCAACGCCTGGTATCAGAAACAGGGCTGGCTGCGGGGCAGCAACTTCCAGCCCAGCACGGCCATCAATCAGTTGGAGATGTTTCAGGCGGCCACGTTCGACCCGCAAACCATCGACCGCGAATTGGGTTGGGCCGAAGGGCTGGGCATGAACGCCATGCGCGTCTACCTGCACCACATTCTGTGGACGTCGGACCGCGACGGGTTCAAAAAACGGCTCGACCAGTACCTCCAGATCGCCAATAAACACGGCATTAAAACGATCCTGGTGTTTTTCGACGACTGCTGGAACGACGAGTACCACCCCGGCAAGCAGCCCGATCCCAAACCCGGCGTGCACAACAGCGGCTGGGTACGTGACCCCGGCACCATGATCCTGAACCGGCCCGATAGCCTGCCCGTCCTGGAGCGCTACGTGAAAGACGTAATGACGACGTTCAAAAACGACGACCGCATTCTGCTATGGGATCTCTACAATGAGCCGGGCAACAGCGGCTATACCAACAAAAGCCTGCCCCTGCTGAAAGCCGTGTTCAGTTGGGCGCGGCAGGTAAACCCCTCGCAGCCGGTCAGCGCGGGGCTTTGGAACTGGGGTCCCCAATTCGATGAGCTGAACAAGTTTCAACTCGACAACTCCGACGTGGTGACCTACCACCAGTACCAATACATCAACTACCACCGGGACCGCATCAAGGAGCTTCGGAAGCAGAACCGGCCTCTGATCTGCACCGAATACATGGCCCGCCGCAACGGTAGCCTGTTTCAGACGGTGATGCCGACGCTGAAGGCCGAAAACATTGGTGCCATCAACTGGGGCTTCGTGTCGGGCAAGACCAACACCATTTTTGCCTGGGATACCCCCATCGCCAATGGCCGGGAGCCCGAACTCTGGTTTCACGATATCTTCCGCAAAGACGGCAAGCCGTTCAGCGACGACGAGGTCAACCTGATCAAATCCCTGACGGGTAAACAGTAG